A single Halarcobacter anaerophilus DNA region contains:
- a CDS encoding winged helix-turn-helix domain-containing protein: protein MTMKMDACEFLKEKSILILSFDKAISNRIENSLRPYSTKVEVLRIIPNYLNISKYDLIIIDLEYYEKRELIKTFSNDYYNTPIIFLISKLENIDLNNFSNICIKNILLKDDNLKNISIYIQIILQKKDKIIFKNGYSYLLKENRFYFKNSEVPLTKLEIKLFEYLIKNINRTIDYQELVSNVWDDKSCTIYSIRNVVNKIREKSYYEIISNISKKGYTINNDYIYI from the coding sequence GATGCTTGTGAATTTTTAAAAGAAAAATCTATTTTAATATTGAGTTTCGATAAAGCCATAAGTAATAGAATAGAGAACTCTTTGAGACCATATTCAACAAAAGTGGAAGTTTTAAGAATAATTCCTAATTATCTTAATATTTCAAAATATGATCTAATCATTATTGATTTAGAGTATTATGAAAAAAGAGAGTTGATTAAAACATTTTCAAACGATTATTATAATACGCCTATAATTTTCCTGATATCAAAACTTGAAAATATTGATTTGAACAACTTTAGTAATATTTGTATCAAAAATATTCTATTAAAAGATGATAATTTAAAGAATATCTCTATTTATATTCAAATTATTTTACAAAAAAAAGACAAAATAATTTTTAAAAACGGATATTCTTATTTGTTAAAAGAGAATCGTTTTTATTTCAAAAACAGTGAAGTTCCTTTAACAAAACTTGAGATTAAACTTTTTGAATATTTGATAAAGAATATTAATAGAACCATAGATTATCAGGAGTTGGTATCTAATGTCTGGGATGATAAAAGTTGTACTATCTACAGTATTAGAAACGTAGTAAATAAAATAAGAGAAAAATCATATTATGAGATTATTAGTAACATTTCAAAAAAGGGATATACTATTAATAATGACTATATTTATATTTAA
- a CDS encoding response regulator transcription factor, whose product MEKIEDYEKNIRILLVEDDYLTQVKLVKILNRVYDDIVVAKNGEEALTIFKAYHSQNKSFDLVVSDINMPIMNGINLLENIRQIDELLPFIFVTARLDLETLLQVVKLDIDDYILKPIEIEPLLKSIEKTMRKSLKRKENLNISQKLCLSDDLYWDSIEKYIYKDEKQVKLTKKEIMFLDILCRRINQVVNTEDIVYTLWEDDIEVDSNIANLKNLISRIRVKIPNLNIENVYGLGYKLRMKHE is encoded by the coding sequence ATGGAAAAAATTGAAGATTATGAAAAAAACATTAGAATACTGTTAGTTGAAGATGATTATCTGACTCAAGTAAAATTAGTAAAGATTTTAAACAGGGTTTATGATGATATTGTAGTTGCAAAAAACGGTGAAGAGGCTTTAACTATTTTTAAAGCCTATCACTCACAAAATAAATCTTTTGATTTAGTAGTAAGTGATATTAATATGCCTATTATGAATGGAATTAATCTCCTTGAAAACATAAGGCAGATAGATGAACTTCTACCTTTTATTTTCGTAACCGCAAGATTGGATTTAGAGACTCTTCTACAAGTTGTAAAACTTGATATTGACGATTATATTCTAAAACCTATTGAAATAGAACCTCTTTTAAAAAGTATAGAAAAGACTATGAGAAAAAGTCTAAAAAGAAAAGAGAATCTAAATATATCTCAGAAACTCTGTTTAAGTGATGATTTGTATTGGGACAGTATAGAAAAATATATTTATAAAGATGAAAAACAAGTTAAATTAACAAAAAAAGAGATTATGTTTTTAGATATTTTATGTAGAAGAATCAATCAAGTTGTAAACACTGAAGATATCGTATATACTCTTTGGGAAGATGATATTGAAGTAGATTCGAATATAGCAAATCTTAAAAATCTAATCTCAAGAATCAGAGTTAAAATACCTAATCTGAATATAGAAAACGTATATGGTTTAGGATATAAATTAAGGATGAAGCATGAATGA